A window from Apostichopus japonicus isolate 1M-3 chromosome 2, ASM3797524v1, whole genome shotgun sequence encodes these proteins:
- the LOC139982731 gene encoding uncharacterized protein yields MSAKAKEKAVSSLENCSLMALKLEEKQQRQLIREKLRSRPPSRSGSRERTQNKGPMLARPMSPGRSLYSPEKSGGDTPAAMTKSTNSSSGSSGRSSPNLKTSSRGSSPVGSPKLSRAPSPRPGRPSSPSLSTRRGSSPQRQQSFLELAEHVLKKRVQRALHARLYLLQKTGPNSFLVGGDSPEHKYKVKIGEQNCNCSKGPFCIHLFFVMLRVFKVEENDAILWSRTLKDYEVENLFNVYERRREKSLQHTGLDNVSRNHSKDGNEGFLRFRKEYIEGDEDDEVMCPICLLAMSEGESLVTCQMGCFNTLHQHCMEVWAKECEIQKEELKCPLCRKAWKTPLADKQDKKPKQRKFVEKIRSRKSSQGDPTADTNSDTPMLERVMRDVNDPEMAQLTLERKREENKTTCERGTETSEEDLQGKSQRKGRRSENGLSDKKYEDRKGREFSRCNSCGTECSDDEVAVAYAMELSASQQDPLPFIPGLMPSEKDEDVIVCVQVDVRRDGKASNSQVDSSREYQENHQWVKGDHLGTGAFSTCYQVWDRATGTIMAVKQISFMRNSVTEQEKVAASITKEIELMASLDHPNVIRLLGATRQGCHFNMFLEWMPAGSVSNVLESYGAFEEPLILKYTRQVLKGLVYLHQRGVIHRDLKGANLLLDSTGHNIRIADLGTAAKMASQFTGTEEFKGQVLGTIAFMAPEVLRGETYGRSCDLWSLGCCLYEMATREPPWDASKISNSLQLIFRIASAKSPPPLPDHLSAELKDLILSCLQAVPSARPTSKELIHHSVFTEE; encoded by the exons ATGTCTGCTAAAGCAAAGGAGAAAGCAGTCAGTAG TTTAGAGAATTGCTCACTGATGGCACTAAAGCTGGAGGAGAAACAACAGAGACAACTAATAAGAGAGAAGTTACGATCACGCCCTCCAAGCCGATCTGGTAGTCGTGAAAGGACACAGAACAAAGGACCAATG CTTGCACGCCCAATGTCACCAGGCAGGAGTCTGTATTCGCCAGAGAAATCTGGTGGTGATACCCCTGCAGCTATGACCAAATCAACAAACTCATCCTCTGGAAGCAGTGGACGGAGTTCACCTAACCTGAAGACCTCATCCAGGGGTTCCTCCCCCGTAGGGTCACCAAAACTAAGTAGAGCCCCCTCTCCTAGACCAGGACGCCCTTCGTCCCCCTCGCTTTCAACCCGTAGAGGAAGCTCACCCCAACGCCAGCAATCTTTCCTGGAACTTGCTGAGCATGTCCTGAAGAAGCGGGTCCAGAGGGCTCTGCATGCCAGGCTCTACCTGTTACAGAAGACAGGGCCTAATTCGTTTCTGGTCGGAGGAGATTCACCGGAGCACAAATACAAAGTTAAAATTGGGGAACAG AATTGCAATTGTTCCAAAGGTCCGTTCTGCATTCATCTTTTCTTCGTCATGCTCAGAGTGTTCAAAGTTGAAGAAAATGATGCGATCCTTTGGTCGAGGACACTTAAAGATTACGAG GTTGAAAATTTGTTCAACGTGTACGAGAGACGGAGAGAGAAGAGTTTACAGCACACAGGGTTGGACAATGTCAGCAGAAATCACAGCAAAGATGGGAATGAAGGCTTCTTGAGGTTCAGGAA AGAGTACATAgagggtgatgaagatgatgaagtTATGTGTCCGATCTGCCTCTTAGCTATGTCAGAAGGAGAAAGCTTGGTGACCTGCCAGATGGGGTGTTTTAATACGCTACATCAACACTGTATGGAAGTCt GGGCCAAGGAATGCGAGATCCAGAAGGAGGAGTTAAAGTGTCCGTTGTGTCGTAAGGCTTGGAAGACTCCGTTAGCAGACAAGCAGGACAAAAAACCAAAA CAGAGAAAATTTGTCGAAAAAATAAGGAGTCGAAAATCGTCGCAAGGAGATCCCACTGCTGACACCAACAGTGACACACCAATGTTGGAAAGGGTCATGCGTGACGTAAACGACCCGGAAATGGCGCAGTTGACACTGGAGAGGAAGAGGGAGGAGAATAAAACGACATGCGAGAGAGGAACGGAGACGAGCGAAGAGGACCTCCAAGGAAAAAGCCAGAGGAAGGGTAGGAGGAGCGAGAACGGACTCAGTGATAAAAAATATGAGGATAGGAAAGGGAGGGAGTTTAGCAGGTGCAACAGCTGCGGGACGGAGTGTTCTGACGACGAAGTCGCTGTGGCATACGCGATGGAGCTTTCAGCATCTCAACAGGATCCTTTGCCATTCATACCGGGCTTAATGCCCTCGGAAAAGGACGAAGATGTCATAGTGTGTGTTCAAGTCGATGTTAGG AGAGATGGTAAGGCCAGCAATAGCCAAGTGGACAGTTCTCGGGAGTACCAAGAGAACCACCAGTGGGTAAAGGGAGACCACCTGGGGACAGGGGCCTTTTCAACTTGTTATCAAGTCTGGGATAGAGCTACTGGAACAATCATGGCAGTAAAGCAG ATTTCGTTCATGAGGAATTCAGTTACCGAACAGGAAAAGGTGGCTGCCTCCATTACCAAGGAAATTGAACTCATGGCATCGCTGGACCATCCAAATGTCATCAGGTTGCTAGGAGCCACAAGACAGGGCTGTCATTTCAACATGTTCTTAGAATGGATGCCTG CTGGTTCTGTCTCTAATGTCCTAGAGAGCTACGGTGCTTTTGAGGAACCACTCATCTTGAAATATACCAGACAGGTATTAAAGGGGCTTGTGTACTTACACCAGAGAGGTGTCATTCACAGAGACTTAAAAG GTGCTAATCTTTTGCTGGACAGCACTGGGCATAACATTCGCATCGCAGACCTCGGCACGGCAGCTAAGATGGCCTCTCAGTTCACAGGCACGgaagagttcaaaggtcaagtTCTTGGAACCATAGCGTTCATGGCCCCTGAG GTTCTAAGAGGAGAGACTTATGGCAGAAGTTGTGATTTATGGAGCCTGGGATGTTGTCTGTATGAGATGGCCACAAGAGAACCACCTTGGGATGCTTCCAAGATATCAAACAGTTTGCAGCTCATATTTAGG ATCGCGAGTGCGAAGAGCCCTCCCCCACTCCCGGACCATCTCTCGGCAGAATTAAAAGATCTGATCCTGAGCTGCCTGCAGGCTGTGCCATCAGCTAGACCCACTTCTAAAGAACTTATCCATCATTCTGTATTTACAGAAGAGTGA